Genomic segment of Dactylococcopsis salina PCC 8305:
AACTGTTTAATCGGGAGGATGCTAACACTCTTCAAGCGATCAATAATGCCCGTGAACAAATCGCAGCCGCCATTGATCTTACTAGCGTAGCCCTGAAACAGGGAGGACGATTATTTTATGTTGGTGCGGGTACCAGTGGGCGTTTAGGAGTGTTAGATGCGGCGGAATGTCCTCCCACCTTCTGCACGCCGCCGAGTTTGGTACAGGGGATTATAGCAGGGGGAGAAAGAGCATTAGTAGAAAGTTCGGAAGGGTTGGAAGATCGTCGAGAAGATGGCGCGAGGGCGATCGCGGAACGGGGAGTTAATCACAAGGATGTTGTTTGTGGGATTACTGCTGGTGGCACAACTCCTTATGTTCACGGGGCTTTAGAGGCGGCGCAAAATCAAGCTGCGAAAACCATTTTTCTCGCTTGTGTCTCGGAAAAGGAAGTCAGTGTGAATGTCGATGTGGAGATTCGGCTGTTGGTGGGTGCAGAAGTGTTGGCTGGTTCAACTCGTTTGAAAGCGGGAACGGCGACGAAAATGGCGTTGAATATCTTGTCAACGGGGGTGATGGTGAAGTTGGGGAAGGTGTATGGGAATCGGATGATAGATGTTGCTGTAACTAATCAAAAATTGCGCGATCGCGCCCTTCGCATTCTTCAAGACTTAACTCCCCTCTCCCGTGAAGAAGCCTCGATTTTGCTGGAAAAAAGCGGCAATCGGGTCAAAGTGGCACTACTGATGCAATGGAAAGGATTAAGCGCCACAGAAGCAGAAGCGGTGATTAATGATCAATCAGAATGATCCCCCTAACTCCCCTTAAATTTACAGCGATTCAGTCATTCATCCATCCGTTTCAAACGGATGGATGAATGACAAGGGAGGACTTTAGTCCTCTGTGTCTGCTAGAATAGAGCAAGCCCAAAGATGGTGAAAAACCCGTCAGGCTTATTAAAAAAAGTAGAGATACAGCTAGACTTTTGTTTAGCCAAGGTCTTTAGGGCATATTGAACGGGCGCACTCCTTCGGGAGACTCCTTTCTAACACTCGATTTGTGATTTTAATCCATTGAGTTGTTTCGATTGGAATCCACGCGATTTTAATCCGTGGAGAGTTCAAACCAATTTAAAAAGTAGATATTACATCTTGTAGGGTTTGCCTTGCCCACCCTACTACTTGATTGGTTATTTGGTATTTGTTATTTGTTATTTGTTATTTGTTATTTGTTATTTGGTGTTGGCGAAAAAGGTATCGTGGAATGGGAATGATGCTTTATTCAACATGAGGATTCATTTGCATACCATATTTTCTAGATTTTGCCCACTGTTTTCACTTATGGTAAGTCTTCAGGATTTCCTTAAATTCTGATGCTCGATCGAGGCTTGTCAATACGGGGAGGGGGGATATTAGGAACGAGTTTTCTTGCTTTCAGGGGCGTGTTTTAAAATTGGCAACACTTCCCATTATCTAGAAATACTTTATCAGAAGACTCGATCGAGCGCAACCCTTGAAAAAAAATTTCGCCCTTTTCTGGCTTCTCTTGATTGGTTATTTGGTATTTGTTATTTGTTATTTGTTATTTGTTATTTGTTATTTGTTATTTGGTGTTGGCGAAAAAGGTATCGTGGAATGGGAATGATGCTTTATTCAACATGAGGATTCATTTGCATACCATATTTTCTAGATTTTGCCCACTGTTTTCACTTATGGTAAGTCTTCAGGATTTCCTTAAATTCTGATGCTCGATCGAGGCTTGTCAATACGGGGAGGGGGGATATCAGGAACGAGTTTTCTTGCTTTCAGGGGCGTTTTCTAAAATTGGCAACACTTCCCATTATATAGAAATACTTTATCAGGAAACTCGATCGAGCGCAACCCTTGAAAAAAAATTTCGCCCTTTTCTGGCTTCTCTTGATTGGTTATTTGTTATTTGTTATTTGTTATTTGGTATTTGTTATTTGTTATTTGGTGTTGGCGAAAAAGGTATCGTGGAATGGGAATGATGCTTTATTCAACATGAGGATTCATTTGCATACCATATTTTCTAGATTTTGCCCACTGTTTTCACTTATGGTAAGTCTTCAGGATTTCCTTAAATTCTGATGCTCGATCGAGGCTTGTCAATACGGGGAGGGGGGATATCAGGAACGAGTTTTCTTGCTTTCAGGGGCGTTTTCTAAAATTGGCAACACTTCCCATTATATAGAAATACTTTATCAGGAAACTCGATCGAGCGCAACCCTTGAAAAAAAATTTCGCCCTTTTCTGGCTTCTCTTGATTGGTTATTTGTTATTTGGTATTTGTTATTTGTTATTTGGTGTTGGCGAAAAAGGTATCGTGGAATGGGAATGATGCTTTATTCAACATGAGGATTCATTTGCATACCATATTTTCTAGATTTTGCCCACTGTTTTCACTTATGGTAAGTCTTCAGGATTTCCTTAAATTCTGATGCTCGATCGAGGCTTGTCAATACGGGGAGGGGGGATATCAGGAACGAGTTTTCTTGCTTTCAGGGGCGTTTTTTAAAATTGGCAACACTTCCCATTATATAGAAATACTTTATCAGGAAACTCGATCGAGCGCAACCCTTGAAAAAAAATTTCGCCCTTTTCTGGCTTCTCTTGATTGGTTATTTGTTATTTGTTATTTGGTATTGGCAAAAAAGGTATTGTGGAATGGAAATGATGCTTTATTCAACCTTGAACTCTGCTTGCATACCATATTTTCAGAGTTTTGCCTACGGTTAATGATTTTTTTGTCGTCAGCTTAATCTAACTTAATGTTCATTTCGACCCCTAACCAGAGAAAAAGTAGGTTGGGTGGAGAGATAACGTAACCCAACCATTCAATTAGTAATAACTGAAGTAATGGCATCTTGAATTTTTTGTAATTTTAAGGGTTTAGTTAGATAGTCATTCATTCCCGCTTCGAGACAACTTTCTCGATCGCCTGGCATGACATTTGCTGTCATCGCAATGATATAAGATTGACGCGCTGCTTTAAACTGTTGACGAATTTTTGGAGTTGCTTCTAAACCGTCCATTATGGAGTTTCAATTTTTCGATCGACCACTGCTAAATCAAAATCAATTCCTTCCCCTTGCCATTTTTGCACCTGATTTAAACGATCGGTTTCATAAACTTTCATTCCCCAACTTGTGGCATATTGAGTAATAATGGCGCAGTTGGTTGCATCTTGACAATAAATCAAGAGTCTTTTCTCTGTAAACTCAGACTGTTTTTGATACCAGTTTTGATCGAGTGTCGTAACCGATTGATATTTCCCTTCAAATCAGTGGGAGTATCGGGAAAAATTTGATATGTAAAATAAACATTTCCGATAAAATCTAAAAGATGACTCACAGCACCTACACAAATCAATGGTAAGTTATTTTGTCTTCCTCACTATATCCACAGGAATTTTTGCCATATTTGCTCTCGGTTTGAACATCCAGTGGGGTTACACGGGATTGATTAATTTTGGTCATGTTGCCTTTATGACCGTCGGAGCATATACAACAATTTTACTCAGTATGCAGGGAGTCCCTCTGATTTTGGCAACGATCGCCGGTTCAGTGTTAGCGATGTTACTCGGTTTACTGGTGGGACTTTCTACCCTACGACTACGAGAAGATTATCTCGCGATCGTGACGATCGGTGTCTCGGAGTTACTCCGTATGATTGCGCTCAATGAAGAATGGCTCACTAGAGGTGCTTATGGTGTTCAACGGTATCCACTCCCTCTCGGTGAGTTTAACCCCAATTGGTTGAGCAAAGGAACAATGATTTTTATTTTGAGTGCGATCGCTCTGTTTGCAGTGTGGCAATTGCGACAAGGGCTGCAATCGGAGTTTGAACACCGAAAACAGCAGCGAGGGATTACTCGGTTTCCGCTCGATCTAGGTTTCTGGGGAGTCTTGGCGGTACTTTTAGGAGGGGTGGTTTACCTGAATGGTGTAATCGCTTTGATTGATTACGATTATAAGTCAGGGTTGATGTTACTGATTTTAATTGTCTTGACGGTTTTCTATGCCATTGTGGAAAGTCTCGCTCGATCGCCCTGGGGCAGAGTTTTAAAAGCCATTCGAGAAGATGAACAAGTCCCCAGAGCTTTGGGAAAAGATGTATTCTGGTATAAACTACAAGCATTCATGCTCGGTGGGGCAATTGCGGGAATTGCTGGCGCTTTTTATGCCTGGCAGTTAACCACAATTTATCCGAGTAACTTCCAACCTCTGATTAGCTTCTATGCTTGGACAATTGTTGTCCTCGGCGGTGCTGGAAATAATGCTGGTGTTTTACTTGGCACGGTCATTTTCTGGACTTATGACTCTTTAACTCGCTTTGTTCTCCCCCAATTAAACTGGATTGATGATGCGCGTTTAGGAGCATTTCGGATTTTAGTAATTGGTTTGATCCTAATGATACTGATGGTATCTCGTCCTCAAGGTATTCTAGGCAAAAAGGAGGAACTTACTCTTGGTCGATAATTCTCATTCTTTACAAAAAGGCGCAACGGTGACAGAAGAAACCGCTAATCTCACGCTCCTTTCCGCTCAAGGCTTAAGTAAAAGTTTTGGTGGAATTCAAGCGGTGAATCAAGTCTCCCTAGAGGTGAAAGCTGGAAGCATCACGGGATTAATCGGTCCTAATGGTGCGGGAAAAACCACTCTCTTTAATCTTCTGTCCAATTTCATTGTTCCCGACTCAGGAGAGGTTTGGTTTGATGGTCAACCGATTCAACAGTTACGCGCTCACCAAATCTCCCGACGAGGATTGATTCGCACCTTTCAAGTGGCACGAGTCCTTTCCCGTCTCTCGGTTTTGGAGAATATGCTTTTGGGAGCGCAACAGCAAACGGGGGAAAATTTGTTCCAAGTATTGCTCAAACCGAAACGAGTGCGACGAGAGGAGAAAAAACAGCGAGAGAGAGCGCTGTCTCTTTTGGAGTCGGTGGGACTAGCCGCTAAAGCCTATGAATACGCGGGAGCGCTTTCGGGAGGACAACGGAAACTCCTTGAGTTGGCACGAGCGATGATGACGAACCCAAAATTGATTCTCCTCGATGAACCCGCCGCTGGCGTGAATCCCACTCTGATTAATCAGATTAGTGACCACGTTTTACGCTGGAATCAAGAGGGAATTACGTTCCTGATTATCGAACACAACATGGACGTTATTATGTCTCTCTGTCAAACAATTTGCGTTCTCGCAGAAGGCACAAATCTCGCTCATGGCACTCCCCAAGAGATTCAAGGAAATTCCCAAGTTTTAGAAGCCTATTTGGGACAGTGATTGATTAAGATGTGCTATGTTGGAAGCATCGATCGCGGAAACCACCGACAGCATTTAATTGATTATTTGTCAACCCTTCGTTACAAACTTTATAATTCACCTCGAAAAATTGGTTTAAACTCTTTCCCAAAAACTTGACAAGATTGAAGCGAAGCCAACGAAGCAATGAGAGTTCGAGGGGTGTATTTTGAGAAAAAGACAGACCATCCCGTGGGATTATCATTTTTGCTATCATACCTGAAAAGGCGCAATCTCGTCAATATTTTTTCCTTTCGGAAAATGGTTAAGAAACATAAAGTGCGCGGTTTGATATAAAAATCTAATCAGTTTGAGGGATTATATTGGTTGTGCTAATACAATTTGACAAAGTTATTTGTTGTTTGTTACTCATCACTGGTCACTGGTCACTGGGAATCAAGAAGTGAGAAGAGAGAATTTAGAAGTGAGTTTAAATGCCTATTTTTCTCTTTTCTCTCTACTCGTTTCTTAATGACTGGTCACTGGTCACTGGGAATCAAGAAGTGAGAAGAGAGAATTTAGAAGTGAGTTTAAATGCCTATTTTTCTCTTTTCTCTCTACTCGTTTCTTAATGACTGGTCACTGGTCACTGGTCACTGGTCACTGGTCACTGAACGGCTAGGCATTCCACTTCCACTAACGCTCCTTTCGGTAAACCAGAAACTTCAATACAGGCTCTTGCGGGAGCGGTTTCTGGGTCGAAATAAGAACCATAAACTTCGTTAACTGTACTGAAATTGCTTAAATCGGTGAGATAAATCGTTGTCTTCACCACATTTTCCCAGCCTAAGTCAGCTTCGCTTAAAATTGCTTTGATATTCGCCATGACTTGTTGGGTTTGGGCAACAATATCTCCGTCTCCGATGAGAGAGCCAGTTTTTGCATCGAGAGCGACTTGTCCAGAGACAAAAATTAATTCTCCAGTTGCTGCGATCGCTTGATTGTAGGGGCCGACAGGAGCGGCAGCTTGTTCGGTTTTAATAATACGTTTATTGGTCATTTTTGATGGTTATTCGTTATTAATAAAGGTCTATAATTCCCAAAATTAGCGGAAATCTTTAAGGAGTAAGCTATAGCAAGAGTAAACAATTTGTCAATGGTCTTCCCAGAAGAAAACTACCAACCGTATAGAGCTTGTCTGGTATGGTTGACTTCTAAGTATTGAAACGGGAAACTAAGAAGAGAATTTCTAAGAGAGGTTTTTCGTGGTTGCCATTCCCATTCTGACTAATTCAATTCCAGACCAAGAAGTTGTTATTAATACCGACACAACAAGCCTGAATTTATTTGATCATTTTGATGATCCATTTACTACAGGATTAGTGGCTCGTTTTGAGTTATTTAATCCAGAGAATACTTTTCCTAATGAAGGGGTGACGGAAGTTGTCTTATTTGATCAAGCGGATGAAGGCGCTCCTTTGACGATCGAAAACTTTACTAATTATGTTGAAGATGGAGATTATGTTAACTCAATTATTCATCGATCGGTTGCCGATTTTGTGATTCAAGGAGGAGGATTTTTTATTGATGAATCTCCGAGCATTCTTGCAGTTCCCACTGATGATCCAGTTCAGAATGAGTTTAGCAGTGATCGATCGAATCTGGAAGGAACAATTGCGATGGCGAAGTTAGGAAATGATCCTGATAGCGCTACCAGTCAATGGTTTTTTAATCTGGGAGATAATTCAGAAAATCTTGATAATCAAAATGGCGGGTTTACTGCTTTTGGAGAACTTTTATCGGATCAAGATGCAGAAACCGTTAACACAATTGCTGAACTTCCCCCCTTCAATTTGAGTGAACAGTTAGGCGGTGCATTTAATACAGTTCCCATCAATATTGAAAACCCAGATAATCCGCCACAACTAACAATAGATGATTTTGTTCGTTATGAAAGTATTACGATTTCCCAACAAGAGGAATTAGAGTTTACAGTTACTAATAATTCTAATCCTGAGTTGGTAGAAGCGGCGATTGAAGAAGGAGAATTAATCCTCAATTATCTTCCTGATCAAACGGGTGAAGCAGAAATTACGGTACAAGCAACGAATTTAGTGGGAGAAACGGTAGAAGATAGCTTTTCAGTTACAGTAGAAGAAAGCCTTTCTCCACAACCCCAACCCGAATTATTGTTTGGTTCTTCTACAGAAAATGACACTGTAGAAGTCACTGATGCAGAAAGTCAGAACTTAATTTTTGTTGGCGCTGGAGAAGATACAATTAATAACAGTAGTTCCCCGACAAGTTCCGATCGCTTTTATGGCGGAACTGAGAATGATCAGTTAATTCTTGGTGGTAATGATCGCGCTTTTGGTGGAGAGGGAAATGATATTTTAGACGCATCGATCAGTACAGGGAATAATCGGCTGTATGGTGGTATCGGTGATGATGTTTTAGCGGTTAGTCGCAACGATCGAGCATTTGGTGGAGAGGGAAACGATACTCTATTTTTAACATCAGGTGGTGGTAATATTTTGTTTGGTGGTGCGGGAAATGATACCTTCGTGATTAATTCTCCTAATGCTCCCCAATCCCTCGACACAATTAATGATTTTAGTCGTGGGGAGGATCAAATTGCTTTTAGTGATGATTTCTCTGATGTGGATTTTGATAGTCTGAGGATTACGCCTACTGCTAATGGAGAGGATACGCTGGTTGGTTTAGACAATGCTTTAGTTCGTCTCGCAGGTATCCAAGCTGATACTTTGACCGAAGCTGATTTTGATTTTACGGTCTAATTGATACCGATGCTTAAGGGTGGGCAGTGCCCACCCTACTCCACTACTCCACTAATTGGTGTTGGGTTTCGTAAACTCCACAAGGGCCTACTTTTATTTTGATTTATTTTCTAGTTTCCAAATCAAACTGGAAACAAAATTCGTAATAATGTGGGCGACAATGGGAATCAATAAATTACCAGTGATAATCATCATTGTTCCTAAAATTATCCCCACTGCTGTCGCCCATAAACCATAGGGCCATTGTTGAATCCCACCGAGATGAAGCACCCCGAATAATAAACTCGATACAATGACAGCAACCATTCCCGAACCCAATGCTGGAATCATTACGCCACGAAACAAAAGTTCTTCGCTTAACCCTGGCAAAAGTCCTAACCAAACTGTATCAGGAATCGCTAATGGCTTTAAAACTAATTCTAAATAATACTGTGCGCTGCGTTGATAAGCGGGCCAAATTTTGTAAATGCCACTGCTGGTTAAAATGATTAATCCTGCTATTCCCAAACCGATTAAAATTGCTTCTAAACTAAAGGCGATGGGAAACAAAGACACTGATCCTAAATACTGCCATGCTTTCGCCACAATTAACAATAAAATCGCTGTCACTCCCATTACAGTAAGGACTTGCGGACGAGTCAAGGGTTCAAATTCAAAGTTGTTTGTCATTGGTTATTTATTATTATCGCGCCTGTGCAATAATTGTATATTGTCCCTTGAATCCCATAGTGTTAGACGATCGACTTGCGATCAGCACGGGGAGATGGGGGAGATGGGAGCCCAATCCATAAGACTTGGCTTTCATATGAATTATTGACTTAGCCACGCGATCGCGCTCCGAATCCACTCTTCTGGGTTAGGATTTTTCGCCAGTAAGGAATCTTGACTGATCACAGAAAGCGCTTGTTGTATTTCTGTTTCCGAGTAACCTAACGCCAACAATGTCATCTCTATATCTTCGCGGATTTCTGCTTTCGGCACAATGCTTTCGTCTCCTTGACTGACTAAACCTGCTTCTGTGCGCCATTGAGCGAGTTTTGTTTTTAATTCTAAGGCAATACGCTCGGCGGTTTTTTTTCCTACCCCAGGAGTTTTAGACAGTAACTGGGTATTTTCGTTGACAATGCCTTCTACTAACTCCCTTAATCCTAAAGTATCAATGAGCGCGATCGCCATTTGACTACCCACGCCATTCACTGCGATTAATTTCCGAAATAAATCCCTTTCCGCTGCGCTTTCAAAGCCATATAACACGATCGCATCATCCCGAATTTGTTGATCAGTAAACACTTGCGCTGACTCGGTGTTGTCTTCTTCCCACTGTCTTCCCAAACGCGAGGGAATTTGAATTTCATATCCAATTTGATTCACTTCTAAAATCAAAGTGACGCGGTTTCCAGTATTTTTAATTAATCTAACGACATTACCTCGTAAATAATTGATCATTCTTTTACCAAGAGACGTTTTATAGAACATCTCTACATTATTGATGTTGGATTACGTTACTCTCCACCCAACCGACACCGAGTTAATTCCCCCAAACTTGGGGGTTAGGGGGCGAAAAATACAATTAATATTATGTTGGATTACGTTACTCTCCACCCAACCGACACCGAGTTAATTCCCCCAAACTTGGGGGTTAGGGGGCGAAAAATACAATTAATATTATGTTGGATTACGTTACTCTCCACCCAACCGACACCGAGTTAATTCCCCCAAACTTGGGGGTTAGGGGGCGAAAAATACAATTGATATTATGTTGGGTGACGCTACTCTCTACCCAACCGACACCGAGTTAATTCCCCCAAACTTGGGGGTTAGGGGGCGAAAAATACAATTAATATTATGTTGGGTGACGCTACTCTCTACCCAACCGACACCGAGTTAATTCCCCCAAACTTGGGGGTTAGGGGGCGAAAAATACAATTAATATTATGTTGGATTACGTTACTCTCCACCCAACCGACACCGAGTTAATTCCCCCAAACTTGGGGGTTAGGGGGCGAAAAATACAATTAATATTATGTTGGATTACGTTACTCTCCACCCAACCGACACCGAGTTAATTCCCCCAAACTTGGGGGTTAGGGGGCGAAAAATACAATTAATATTATGTTGGATTACGTTACTCTCCACCCAACCGACACCGAGTTAATTCCCCCAAACTTGGGGGTTAGGGGGCGAAAAATACAATTAATATTA
This window contains:
- the ruvA gene encoding Holliday junction branch migration protein RuvA, giving the protein MINYLRGNVVRLIKNTGNRVTLILEVNQIGYEIQIPSRLGRQWEEDNTESAQVFTDQQIRDDAIVLYGFESAAERDLFRKLIAVNGVGSQMAIALIDTLGLRELVEGIVNENTQLLSKTPGVGKKTAERIALELKTKLAQWRTEAGLVSQGDESIVPKAEIREDIEMTLLALGYSETEIQQALSVISQDSLLAKNPNPEEWIRSAIAWLSQ
- a CDS encoding response regulator, translating into MDGLEATPKIRQQFKAARQSYIIAMTANVMPGDRESCLEAGMNDYLTKPLKLQKIQDAITSVITN
- a CDS encoding CPBP family intramembrane glutamic endopeptidase, with the protein product MTNNFEFEPLTRPQVLTVMGVTAILLLIVAKAWQYLGSVSLFPIAFSLEAILIGLGIAGLIILTSSGIYKIWPAYQRSAQYYLELVLKPLAIPDTVWLGLLPGLSEELLFRGVMIPALGSGMVAVIVSSLLFGVLHLGGIQQWPYGLWATAVGIILGTMMIITGNLLIPIVAHIITNFVSSLIWKLENKSK
- a CDS encoding branched-chain amino acid ABC transporter permease codes for the protein MVSYFVFLTISTGIFAIFALGLNIQWGYTGLINFGHVAFMTVGAYTTILLSMQGVPLILATIAGSVLAMLLGLLVGLSTLRLREDYLAIVTIGVSELLRMIALNEEWLTRGAYGVQRYPLPLGEFNPNWLSKGTMIFILSAIALFAVWQLRQGLQSEFEHRKQQRGITRFPLDLGFWGVLAVLLGGVVYLNGVIALIDYDYKSGLMLLILIVLTVFYAIVESLARSPWGRVLKAIREDEQVPRALGKDVFWYKLQAFMLGGAIAGIAGAFYAWQLTTIYPSNFQPLISFYAWTIVVLGGAGNNAGVLLGTVIFWTYDSLTRFVLPQLNWIDDARLGAFRILVIGLILMILMVSRPQGILGKKEELTLGR
- a CDS encoding peptidylprolyl isomerase; translated protein: MVAIPILTNSIPDQEVVINTDTTSLNLFDHFDDPFTTGLVARFELFNPENTFPNEGVTEVVLFDQADEGAPLTIENFTNYVEDGDYVNSIIHRSVADFVIQGGGFFIDESPSILAVPTDDPVQNEFSSDRSNLEGTIAMAKLGNDPDSATSQWFFNLGDNSENLDNQNGGFTAFGELLSDQDAETVNTIAELPPFNLSEQLGGAFNTVPINIENPDNPPQLTIDDFVRYESITISQQEELEFTVTNNSNPELVEAAIEEGELILNYLPDQTGEAEITVQATNLVGETVEDSFSVTVEESLSPQPQPELLFGSSTENDTVEVTDAESQNLIFVGAGEDTINNSSSPTSSDRFYGGTENDQLILGGNDRAFGGEGNDILDASISTGNNRLYGGIGDDVLAVSRNDRAFGGEGNDTLFLTSGGGNILFGGAGNDTFVINSPNAPQSLDTINDFSRGEDQIAFSDDFSDVDFDSLRITPTANGEDTLVGLDNALVRLAGIQADTLTEADFDFTV
- a CDS encoding Rid family detoxifying hydrolase, producing MTNKRIIKTEQAAAPVGPYNQAIAATGELIFVSGQVALDAKTGSLIGDGDIVAQTQQVMANIKAILSEADLGWENVVKTTIYLTDLSNFSTVNEVYGSYFDPETAPARACIEVSGLPKGALVEVECLAVQ
- the murQ gene encoding N-acetylmuramic acid 6-phosphate etherase, with translation MVSSRGHLLTEQNNPNSLNLDQLSSLEIVELFNREDANTLQAINNAREQIAAAIDLTSVALKQGGRLFYVGAGTSGRLGVLDAAECPPTFCTPPSLVQGIIAGGERALVESSEGLEDRREDGARAIAERGVNHKDVVCGITAGGTTPYVHGALEAAQNQAAKTIFLACVSEKEVSVNVDVEIRLLVGAEVLAGSTRLKAGTATKMALNILSTGVMVKLGKVYGNRMIDVAVTNQKLRDRALRILQDLTPLSREEASILLEKSGNRVKVALLMQWKGLSATEAEAVINDQSE
- a CDS encoding ABC transporter ATP-binding protein, whose amino-acid sequence is MVDNSHSLQKGATVTEETANLTLLSAQGLSKSFGGIQAVNQVSLEVKAGSITGLIGPNGAGKTTLFNLLSNFIVPDSGEVWFDGQPIQQLRAHQISRRGLIRTFQVARVLSRLSVLENMLLGAQQQTGENLFQVLLKPKRVRREEKKQRERALSLLESVGLAAKAYEYAGALSGGQRKLLELARAMMTNPKLILLDEPAAGVNPTLINQISDHVLRWNQEGITFLIIEHNMDVIMSLCQTICVLAEGTNLAHGTPQEIQGNSQVLEAYLGQ